GCTTCAAAACGCTCTTCCCATCCTTATAAAATCGTCAGAAGAGCTTCAGCTTGTGAAGCTGTAGTAACAGCAGCAGAGAATTTATAAAACCAGGAAACAGATGTTTCAACACTCGATAGATCGATCCTCTGGGGATCTAAGCCCTGAGTAGTGGACGCCACTGCGATCTGTGATGATTTAAGTGCGACCAGAGTGTTTATGACTCTGCTAGAGCCATCAGCTACCTGGCCAGGCAACGCATGGTTAACTGTGGAGTCAGTCTTCAGGCAACGCTTGGTTAAAATCTTCACCCTCCATAGTCCTACTACTAATGAAGAAATCTCCAAATTTCATTTTGTGACTTGATTTATTTTCTTCACCATTAGCTTTGATGAAAAATAGGGTCTCACTATCATCCAGAAGTAAATGATCCTGATATGTTGGCTGATACAAATAACAAAAGTTAGACGACCATATATAGTAAATGCATTTGCAAAGACAGAGGAAGATAACCTGTAAAACTGTTACAAGGTTTCTTATAATCATCATCCTTTCGCAATATTGTAACGTGATTCCCAGAAGTGACAGCCACAAACTCTCCTCTTGGTGAAATAAATAACGAAACAGGTTTGTTATTTTTCTCGAATGCCAATAGTCACCCCACTTGTCCTTGAGTTGACTAATACCTTAATACCTTATACCAATTTTGAAGAAGCCTGTGTCAACCAATGCCATGTACACAGAATGAACCTTACGAGCACATCAAATAAAATAAACAAACTCATCACAAGATCTCTGAGTCTGTAAATAAATAAAATAAATAAACTCATCACGTAACTGTACACATATACTTACCATATGATCAACAGAAAATAAGGAAACAACATTGTAAAACAATGTGAACTATAATGCTTTACTAGTTAAAGTTATCACTTGGTGGGAAGCTAACAAAGAATGTCATAAACAGAGCCGTACTTACTTGTAAAAAAAGTAAGAATTGGCTTAGCGCATCTATTTTAAAAAAATCTAAAAGCGGTTCTTATTACTAATTTCATTTAACTAGATTTTATATAATACAACTACCAAAAACTATAGAAGATATTCTCGAAACTCACAAAGAAAAAAGGAAGTTCCTCGTCTTTCAGAAAAAAAAACAGATAGCCTCGTTAATAATTTAATGGGTAAGCAAAATATGAGAAGAATAGAATGAAAAGATGATTTCTTTAAGAAACCAAACAAAATATGGAAACCATTTTTTTATTCAGAGAATGGGTAAATTTCTAAAATAACAGATTTTTCTCTATAACATTTTAGATGACAAAAAAGTTTTGTTCTATGATTCCCTAACATTTAAATACAATACCATATTCATACTAGATACATTTTTTAAAAATAAATTCTATATGGGCAGCTGTTAGTGTTCGAACGGCTCTAACAATAAAATTAAAGCTTATCAACCATGTGAAACGAAGCCTTCCTTTGGAATCAGTTCCATCTCTCTGAACTTGGACAGCAAATGAAAGCACAATGTAAGATATAAAAACTATAACATAGTAGACTCTATAAAGGAATCTTGTACCTGAGGAAACGGAGGGTATGTAGGAACATAGGCAATGAAGCATTGATGGCATATCTCATTCAAATCTTTTGCCTAGGAATCTACATGATCAATCAAGACACCAATGCAACATCGTCTAGGATCATGACAACATTTCACTATGCACTGACTCTATCGAAATTTAGACACTTTCGAGGTTTGATTGATATCGTTTTCTTCTATCAATTTTTCACAGATTAACCCTAAACATTAGCGTTCTCATCATTTTAACCACGAAGTTTTTTATGGTTCAAGAAAGCTAGATCATCATCAACATTAAGCTCTGCCACATAGTCGATACAGTCCTAAGGTAAAGCTTCGTCCAGAACATCACAAATAACCAACAAGGTTTGCAATTGTGTCACTGCCCATTATCGATTAATCACACCTCATAATCAATGGGAAGATCACACCTCATGATCAATAGGAACAAAACTCTTTATGTTTTCTTCTACCTCGACGAGGATGTTGGTATCGATGCGATCCATGCTACCGAAACGAACATCAAGCAACGATCCATAAATGATTGGAGATTGTCTTCTTCTACCATCTATTGGATAATCTAAGAGGTACACAGATGCTTCTATCATTGAGCTTAATTCATCTTCTTTCTTGAATAAACATCTAACTACACATTTTGCATCCAAAATCTGAGTCATGTGGTTAACATTCTGGTATTTAAGCAGTGCACTCTGCGCAGCTGCATTTTCTTGTTGGGAAAATTATCCAATATCGATGAGATGAAGATGGTATTAGACAACTAGAAAATTTAA
This genomic interval from Brassica oleracea var. oleracea cultivar TO1000 chromosome C2, BOL, whole genome shotgun sequence contains the following:
- the LOC106324517 gene encoding uncharacterized protein LOC106324517; its protein translation is NAAAQSALLKYQNVNHMTQILDAKCVVRCLFKKEDELSSMIEASVYLLDYPIDGRRRQSPIIYGSLLDVRFGSMDRIDTNILVEVEENIKSFVPIDHEV